CTGAAGGTGGTAGCTCGAAGGCGCTGGACCATTACCAGGCAGTATTTGAGAGTCTGTGCGAGCGAACGATCTTTTGGATGATGTTGATGTTTCAAGTAGCGTTTCAATTATTGCTACAAGCCGAGTTTGTTGAGCCGGCGGATCGCTGGCAGTCGGCGTTGGTTTCGATGGTGGAGAGCTATAGCGACGGATTATCCGGCATGATTTCTGATTTTTATGCGGCCGAAAATCAATTCTTGTTGGGGACTGCATCCCAGAAACGCAGGCGAGCTTCAGAGCAACCAACGTGAGTGTCCAATTTATGCACCCGCTCCTTCATTGATACAGGTTGGATAAAGAGCAGTAGACCCGTACGTTTCTGCAGGCATGCAGCGGGGCAATAATTACTTTTCATGCGCGAAAGATTCACGCTTTTTTGATTTGCTACGCCGGTTCATTCAAGTTGGCGAAAAAATCACACCACTTTCGGTGAGTGGACGATTTTTTTTTCGTAGGATAAGCGGCACGGAGGACTCATGGAGAAAAAACTTGCAGAACTCATTGCGCTTTTCCGGTACAAAATCATTGCCGCTGCGCTGGAGAAGGGAATCCGGCAAAAGGAATACTTTGCCAGGCAGGCGGAAAAAACATGGGATGTTCCCGGTTACGGAACCAAGCATTACACCGTTTCGGCGTTTAAGTCCTGGCTTGCTGATTATCGCGCCGGCGGATTTGAAGCCTTGTTTCCGAGCACTCGAAACGATACCGGAACGTCGCGTAAAATCACACCTGAGCTGGCCAAAGTTATCGGAGAATCGGCTGCCGATTTTACGGGCGCTCGGCTTTCAGTTTTCTATCGGTTCCTGGATTCACAAGGAATCATCAATCCGCCGTATGTTTCCGAATCCGCACTTCGCAGATTTGCCTCTGCTCGTCATTTGCTGAAGCGGACAGCGGAAACTGTCCCTCGCAAGAAATATGAAAAGGAGCATATCAACGAGCTTTGGATCTCAGACACCATGCATGGCCCTCATCTTTCTGATAGCAAGAAGAAACGCAAAAGTTATCTGATCGCCATCATTGACGATCATTCACGAATGATTGTGGCAAGCGGATGGTTTTTTGCCGAAAACACTCTTGCCCTGGAGACGGTGCTCAAAGAGGCGATCCGGCGTTTTGGTCTGCCTGAAATTTTTTATTGCGACAACGGCAGCATTTTCTCAAGCCAGAGCTTGCAGCTCTCTTGCGCAAGACTTGGAATCGTGCTGCGACATTCAAAACCTTACGACTCGCCGTCTCGCGGCAAAATTGAGCGCATGTGGAGACGCGTGCGCGATCAGTTTCTCTCAACACTTCCCGCTGCCGGACCGATTGGCATACAACAGATCAATGATCTGTTTGCCGGCTGGCTCGAGTCGGATTACCACAAGAGCTTTCATCATGGCATCGAGGCACGACCCATAGATCGCTGGTTGGCTGATGCCAAAGTTACCCGGATCCGAAAGCTTTCCGATGAAGAACTCGATTGGGCTTTCTATCAATCCTTTGAGCGAAAAGTCAAAAACGATTCTACCGTTGCGCTCGATGGAAAACTCTGGGAAGCTCCCGCGCGTTATATCGGCAAAAAGATCGAGGTTCGACATCCTACCGGCTCGCCGGAGCGACTTTATCTGTTTGAAGACGGAAAGCTTGTCTTGAAACTGACGCGCTGCAAGCCAAACGAAAACGCAACTACTCCATCATCTTCCATCCGCTTTTCGGATTCTAAAAAGAAGGAGAAAAAATAATGCTCACTACCATGATTGAATCTTTTTACAACCTTAAAAAACTTCCTTTCGCCAAAAGCATGGCGCCATCGGAAATCTTTTCAACGGATGCGGCAAAAGAACTCCATTCGCGTCTTGAGTACATGAAGGACCGCCGCGGAATCCTGGTTGTTACCGGACTATCGGGTGTTGGAAAAACCTTGCAACTGCGCGCCTTCACCGATTCGCTTTCGGCTGCTTGCTACTTTTCGGTCTATCTGCCGCTTTCCACCGTGACTGTTTCAGACTTCTATCGCCAGATCAATGCATCCCTTGGTGGCGAGCGTCGTTTCCGGAAAATCGATACCTTTGCCTCGATTCAGCAGCAAATCAAGCACCTGGTCACTCATGAAAAGAAAGTTCCAGTGCTCATCCTCGATGAAGCGCATCGCATCAGCAGAGACGCTCTTTTGGAATTGCAGATCATTGCCAACTTTCAAATGGATTCCATCGATCCGGCGCTGTTTATCCTGGCCGGCCAGCCCGAACTTTTGGATCGCCTCAATCTGGCCATCCTTGAATCTCTCTGTCAACGAATCCAGCTCAAGTTCCATCTGCCCCCTCTATCGGCGGCAGAGATTGCGCCATTCCTGACGCATCATCTCAAAATTGCGGGACGCTCCAAATCACTCTTTACCGCTGATGCCGCCGATGCCATTTATCAAAGCTCAGGTGGCATTCAACGCAAAGTCTGCCAACTCGCCTTCAAAACTCTTGCCGCCGGCGCGCTTGCCGAAAAAGATTCTCTTACCGCAGAGGAAGTCTTTATGGCTGCCCGTGAAAGTTGAGGTGTTTCCATGAGCATCGACCCGATGGAAAGATTACTCGACAAACTCGAGCAAATACCCGGTTATCCGTTCAATCGCTCCAAGGATTTGGACTTCCTATTTGAACTCATGAAGGATTTCCACAGCGTAAATATAGAAGAAGAATTGATCCGCTTTCGTCTCTGGCTCTCGGAATGTCCTCCGCATCCCAATCTCCGTTATCGCCTCTTCCTCCGAAGATGGGTGCAGAACGCGGCTGGTAGAAAAACAACTCAGAATCAATAACCAGCTAAACACAAAAAAGGGAGAAACTATCGCGAAAAAAACAAAACAGAAGAACGAAAAAAGAATGCAAAAATCGAAAACTCAAAGCAAAACAAAAAGAAATTATCACGAAAAATCAGAGCTAAAATAAAACACTAAATTACACTCCCGTTAGGGAAATGGCGTAATCAATGCATTCTCCCTTAACAAGAAGTTTTTCCCAACCAATCCCGTGAGTCCATTGAAAGATCGCGACGACTTTCGTTTGCTCTTTAACCCCCACAAAGTTCCAACTTTTCAGGCATTTCGATACGTCTTCGTAATTCTCGAACGGAGCGCTCACTTTCTGTATGTTCTGGACGCGCCCCTGCGCACCTAAATCAAAAGAGTAAGTTACGGAGAAGTTGCCGTAGCCTTTTTTGAGAGATACCGGTACCTCGAAGTTGCAGAAAGTAATGTCCGCGTGAACTGCACCGCAAGAATCGTCGCCGTTTGCTTTTGAACTTCGAATTAGCAAACTGTAACCAAGAGCAATAACGGTGAAGACAATCACGACTCTTAGAATGAATCTCATGATTGTCTGTCCTTTAGGAAGTTTCACTCGGATAATTTCTGCACTTAATGCGTCTAATCTTTCGAGGCACGGAGTAGAATATCGACAATGTCTTTGTGGCCCCGCTCTCGAGCATAATCAAGGGCGCTTTTGCCATTCTTGTCTTTCGTCTCTGCTGTGGCCCCCGAAGCCAGTAAAATTTGGACGAGGTCGCTTCGCCCGGAGTACGCCGCCGCCATTAGAGCCGTCCAACCAGTTTTGGAACTCGCATTCACGTCCGCGCCGAGTTCAAGAAGATATTGAACGATATCTGCAGCGCCTCGGCCAGTGCTGGCTATCAAAGCTGTCCAACCACCTTTCGTGGACTCATTCATATTTGCGCCCGATTGGATCAAGGCTTTGACAACTTCTAACTGTGGCTTTTCACTTTGGGCCGCCCAGAGAAGCGGAGTAATTCCGAAATGATCCTTTGCGTTTATGTTTGCGTCTTCCCCTATTAGTAATTGCACGCAATCTAAGCTTCCTGCCTTCGAAGCTCCCATAAGGGGAGTAAATCCGAATGAGTCTGCTGAATTCGGGTCTAAACCTGTCTTTAACAAGAAGCTCAATACCCCTTCGTTACCGCACCTTGCAGCTTCTGTAAGCGCAGACAGCCTAGATCCTCCTTCAGTCCGCGGGTTCGCTCCAGCATTGATGAGATCCTTTATCAATTCGACCTTACCATGACATGCGGCGACGATCAGAACTGAATTGCCATCTTTATCCATGGTTTCTACCTTTGCTCCTTTCTTTAGCAAAATCGAGACTTCCTCTCTTTTACCCAGTCTTGCTGCCTCAAGCAATTCTTTGTTAAGTTCCTCTGAATTAGGATCCGCTGGGCTCGACGAATCCGAAGGCATACTCTCGCAAGCAAAAGCTGCCATCGGTATCACGAGAAAGAAAATGAGAAATTTAGTCATCATACTTACTCAGTCTGTTCTGTAAAGCGCAGTCTAGAACGTTTCGGAGGTGGAGGCTGTTTTACGGGAACATCCACAGCAACTGGAACTTTTTCGTTCAGTGTCCATAAATAATCAATAATGCGTGTATCCGTTCCATAGCAAAGACATCCGTGTGTCGCACCCGGGGTACTTGCTCTCTTGGGTATCTGGCCATGCAGATAATAGCCCTCATCCTTACCTTGCCATGGAATCAGTCTTGCCCGCTTTGGTCCATAAGCACCGTATGGGTTCTTTGGCCCGCACGTTGTTGGTTTGGTCGCTGGTCCCAGAGGTAAGGTTGCGTCGGGAATCACTTGAAGCCCGTAAGCGGGGTACGGATTACATAATGCTGAATCCGGATTAATTGCGGTTGGGCCGGTTGTATCTCTTTCAAGATCCGCGCGGATTGTATAGTTTCCTTGACGTACTGGACTAAAACCAAAGAACTCCCCTCCAGAGAAGGCACGTCCAGAGATTTTCTTTGTATTCTGATTGTACATATCCATCTGGTATATCTTCGCACCAGTAGTAATATCATTTTCTATATGTTTCGCCACAAGCAAGTGCTTATAACCAGTTGGCGTCTTGATACGACCCGTTTTATCGGCATATGAGTAAGCAATGCCATCGTGCCATTCCCACTGGTCTGGTTGATTCTTTACGTTCGTTACAAAAAACCAATCGAGTCCGAGGGGATCCACAGCGTTTACTGGATTATTGCCGAAAGCCTGGTAAATGTTGAAAGAATCCACGTACGTACGAGGATCTGGTGACGTGAATCTTCCGGAAACAGGATCCAAGTATCGAGCTCGGAAATATGCTAATCCAGAAGAACTGTCTATCTTCCTTCCCTGAAATCCCATGTCGCTGTTCACTATACTGGTTGACACCACATCCTTTTCATTGCGATACACCACTTGATCCGGACCAGCAATGATCAGAATCTGTTGGAAGTCCGAGAGAGGTTTGCCTGTTTCATCTTTGACCGCAGAAGAAAGTTGAACGGTATATGCTCCAGGTGTGGCAATTTCTGCTAAAGAGAGTGTCGCTTCAAGAGACGGAGCGGAAAAAGAAAGAGAGGCGACAACCGGTTGGTTATTGAATACCAGTGAAATTGCCGCCGCCGGAAAGTCGGAAATTTCCTCACTGAAGCGGATCTTGATATTGCGACCATTTGCAATCGTAATCTCTGCCACCTCAGGTGCCTTGTTGTCAAAATAAATCTCGTCGCCCGATACTGTAAGAGATTGCTGAAAAGCAGTTGCGGTTTTATTCAATGCCAAATCCGTCAATCCAGCTTGAATCGTTAGAACGAATTGACTATCGGCTGCAAGGGGCGTAGTGGGATGCAGAATGATCTTTCTATCTCCTTCTTCGAATGCTGTAGTAACTGCATGATTCTGATTGTTGCTATCTTTCAATATTGCCAGTAATGTCGTTTTCTGGGCGGGCTCAGTGAGGCGCACGTGCAAATCTCCGGATCGCAGTCGAACCTGTTCCACAGCAGGCGGCGTCTGATCGGCGCGGATGATACGGTTGCCGTAAGCGTCGTAATCATAACGTTCAATTAGTTTTCCAGTTGAATCGGTAATCGCTTTAACCGATCCGATCGAATTCATATGGTAATAATAAGCTTGACCGCCGCGCTTCATTTGCACAATCTCATCAATTCCACGGCCGTACACATAAGAAGCCTGGAGTCCGGCGCCGGCAAATTCTTCCAGAGTTTGTTGCCCGGACCACACGTAATTTGTTGTTTGTCCGCCGGAGGAAAGAGACGTGCGTCGTCCGAGGGCATCGTAAGTCATTGTTGTCGTCGTTCCATCCGGAGTTACGACTCTTGTTAACCGGTTGGCATAGTCATAAGTGAGCTGCTTTCCAAATAGATTCTTGGTATTTCCGTTTGGATCATAGGAAAGTGGCTGGTTGTCAAAAACCGTATATTGATTCCGGTTGTTAATCTGAGTGGTCTTGATTCTGGAAATTCCGCCTTCCGTTTCAGTGATTTGCTTGAAGTTATAAACGTCGTCTTGATTGTAGACGATCGTCTTCTGCGCCGTAGAAACATTTATGGGATCAGGAGCATTCATTGCCATCTGTGTAAGGCGATAAATCGCATCGTAACTGTAGACATCTGCGCGGCCATTTTCATGCAGCTTTTGCTCATAATTTCGCTGATCCATTCTGTTCCAGCCATACGAAAAGCCTGAAACAACCTGGTTTGTTGCATTCACATGGCGAATGGCAGTGATTCTTCTGTCATTGTCGTATCCGAATTCTGAGTGGGTCCCATTGTTCAAGCCGATCCCGGCCGTTCTTCCCGTTCCCTGATATGTGTATTGCGCAACAAGTGCGGTTTGCTCTTCTATTTTTTCCAGACGGTTCAGCGAATCATAACGGAAGTTCAATTGACGGCCTGATGGGTATGTAATCTCAGTTCGATTGCCGATGCCGTCATACTTGCTGGAAACGGTTTTGCCATTCTGCGATTCCGAAGTCACATTCGAAAGAGTGT
This genomic window from bacterium contains:
- a CDS encoding AAA family ATPase, with translation MLTTMIESFYNLKKLPFAKSMAPSEIFSTDAAKELHSRLEYMKDRRGILVVTGLSGVGKTLQLRAFTDSLSAACYFSVYLPLSTVTVSDFYRQINASLGGERRFRKIDTFASIQQQIKHLVTHEKKVPVLILDEAHRISRDALLELQIIANFQMDSIDPALFILAGQPELLDRLNLAILESLCQRIQLKFHLPPLSAAEIAPFLTHHLKIAGRSKSLFTADAADAIYQSSGGIQRKVCQLAFKTLAAGALAEKDSLTAEEVFMAARES
- a CDS encoding DUF6431 domain-containing protein; this encodes MERNRWDFPSYEACCAICKGPGCAKFHGFYSREVTEENGQSLEIWIARYLCHRKGKVELAAHKTFSLLPHLVIPYRRYSAPTAYNFFKVSAEGGSSKALDHYQAVFESLCERTIFWMMLMFQVAFQLLLQAEFVEPADRWQSALVSMVESYSDGLSGMISDFYAAENQFLLGTASQKRRRASEQPT
- a CDS encoding DDE-type integrase/transposase/recombinase — its product is MEKKLAELIALFRYKIIAAALEKGIRQKEYFARQAEKTWDVPGYGTKHYTVSAFKSWLADYRAGGFEALFPSTRNDTGTSRKITPELAKVIGESAADFTGARLSVFYRFLDSQGIINPPYVSESALRRFASARHLLKRTAETVPRKKYEKEHINELWISDTMHGPHLSDSKKKRKSYLIAIIDDHSRMIVASGWFFAENTLALETVLKEAIRRFGLPEIFYCDNGSIFSSQSLQLSCARLGIVLRHSKPYDSPSRGKIERMWRRVRDQFLSTLPAAGPIGIQQINDLFAGWLESDYHKSFHHGIEARPIDRWLADAKVTRIRKLSDEELDWAFYQSFERKVKNDSTVALDGKLWEAPARYIGKKIEVRHPTGSPERLYLFEDGKLVLKLTRCKPNENATTPSSSIRFSDSKKKEKK
- a CDS encoding ankyrin repeat domain-containing protein, producing MMTKFLIFFLVIPMAAFACESMPSDSSSPADPNSEELNKELLEAARLGKREEVSILLKKGAKVETMDKDGNSVLIVAACHGKVELIKDLINAGANPRTEGGSRLSALTEAARCGNEGVLSFLLKTGLDPNSADSFGFTPLMGASKAGSLDCVQLLIGEDANINAKDHFGITPLLWAAQSEKPQLEVVKALIQSGANMNESTKGGWTALIASTGRGAADIVQYLLELGADVNASSKTGWTALMAAAYSGRSDLVQILLASGATAETKDKNGKSALDYARERGHKDIVDILLRASKD